From the Vicia villosa cultivar HV-30 ecotype Madison, WI unplaced genomic scaffold, Vvil1.0 ctg.000878F_1_1, whole genome shotgun sequence genome, one window contains:
- the LOC131631860 gene encoding uncharacterized protein LOC131631860 produces MSQSSPSKKSSPSSETASGSRAPNVVSDQDVVLNVVPLNSVPATDPVRNPPRKMHARKSTGGSVPETFSAQGREGSAYVHNAIADIVTRILNEGHQVDGISVPLAQIPASENSKDDQDGQDDASKDQGDVETSVDNNDEKTPGAKDVETSEAINVETSGTKDAEILEPEKAEEVPVAPSKETLNEGPTVHDVVNLDDLDDSIDIADDELISSISHRVKTRKGKQVCDQDFSKPQVTPQVTPQKKVTIKKIKKVPAEPSTTGSKTAVKKRKERSVSAPEDDVLSDVPDIPSKKKIAVTKSSTKEFIVNLSQDCGDGRTDDFHKVYVRRKCTDFSPAVINLYLGRDAEAQPELEVTDNEVCKVITGGKVKKWPIKSKLSASSLNVRYALLHKIGAANWVPTNDTSTIAVGLGRFIYVVGTKTKFDYGTYIFDQTMRHAGTSATKLPIAFPSLICGIILKQHPGILKSKDSVCKRESALSFHYKLLQRSDDMTSAGTSQPSKSVNKALLIAELKETCQELDNMKLKLEKLIQILEQSTDDDLAGERDGDNMDEDKGAEEEAEDAEAEGAESGSSDAAEETSSSSDDNPGGSSDEDNDGSDD; encoded by the exons ATGTCTCAGAGTTCTCCCTCAAAGAAATCGTCTCCTTcctctgaaacagcatcaggATCTAGGGCACCCAATGTGGTGAGTGATCAAGATGTTGTGTTGAatgttgtgccattgaactcTGTTCCTGCTACCGATCCTGTTCGTAATCctccaagaaagatgcatgcaagaaaatcaactggtGGATCTGTTCCAGAAACTTTTTCTGCTCAAGGTAGAGAGGGCTCTGCTTATGTTCACAATGCGATCGCAGATATTGTcacaagaatcttgaatgaagggcaccAAGTTGATGGAATatctgttcctctagcccaaatTCCTGCCTCTGAGAACAGCAAAGATGATCAAGATGGTCAAGATGATGCTAGCAAAGATCAGggtgatgttgagacatctgttgaCAACAATGATGAGAAGACCCCTGGTGccaaagatgttgagacatctgaagctatcaatgttgaaaCATCTGGTACTAAAGATGCTGAGATTCTTGAACCTGAGAAAGCTGaagaggttcctgttgctccttctaAAGAAACCCTTAATGAAGGCCCTACTGTGCATGATGTGGTGAATCTGGATGATCTGGATGATTCTATTGACATTGCTGATGATGAGCTCATCTCTAGCATCTCTCATAGAGTCAAGACTCGTAAGGGCAAACAGGTTTGTGATCAAGATTTTTCCAAACCTCAAGTTACTCCTCAAGTTACTCCTCAAAAGAAGGTCACTATAAAGAAGATCAAGAAGGTCCCTGCTGAACCTTCAACCACTGGGAGCAAGACTGcagtgaagaagaggaaggaaagaagtgTTTCTGCCCCTGAAGATGATGTcttaagtgatgtccctgacatcccatcaaagaagaagattgctgtcaCAAAATCCTCCACAAAG gaATTTATTGTGAACTTGTCTCAAGATTGTGGTGATGGAAGAACTGATGATTTTCATAAGGTGTATGTTAGAAGAAAGTGTACAGATTTTTCCCCTGCTGTTATCAACCTATATCTAGGTAGAGATGCtgaggctcaacctgagcttgaagtgactGATAATGAGGTGTGCAAAGTAATCACTGGTGGTAAGGTTAAGAAGTGGCCTATAAAGAGCAAACTGTCTGCTAGTTCTCTTAATGTCAGGTATGCATTGCTACACAAAATTGGTGCTGCTAACTGGGTGCCTACCAATGACACttctaccattgctgttggccTAGGAAGATTTATTTATGTTGTGGGAACCAAGACAAAATTTGACTATGGGACTTATATATTTGATCAAACTATGAGGCATGCTGGTACCTCTGCTACCAAGCTCCCTATTGCATTCCCATCCCTGATATGTGGGATAATCCTCAAGCAACACCCTGGAATTCTGAAAAGTAAAGATTCTGTATGTAAGAGGGAGAGTGCTTTGtcttttcactacaagctgcttcaGAGGTCTGATGACAtgacatctgctgggacatcacaACCCAGCAAGTCTGTGAACAAAGCCCTTCTTATTGCTGAGCTGAAAGAGACTTGTCAAGAGTTGGACAACATGAAGCTGAAACTTGAAAAGCTCATCCAAATTCTTGAGCAGTCTACAGATGATGACCTTGCTGGTGAGAGGGATGGTGACAATATGGATGAAGACAAAGGTGCTGAGGAAGAGGCTGAGGATGCTGAAGCTGAGGGTGCTGAAAGTGGGAGTAGTGATGCTGCTGAAGAGACTAGTAGCTCAAGTGATGACAATCCTGGTGGCTCTAGTGATGAAGACAATGATGGGTCTGATGATTAG
- the LOC131631865 gene encoding uncharacterized protein LOC131631865, translating into MIGQFQLLQKIPPNYAASSHRQPPHLPQNSAVLSRPPKFNGHQPCLVNYTNRVKWNGHKPKRRNDKRCVNSNDTSETNRFTGKVRKFHFPKRRFTSGGRMSAPFAPCNTTSFIIRAKKSGGIASLVSPCARTPAILTTPILSPSTEVVVEMAKEKWGVDGYGTMNGLIRVRSRKESSNETENNDREQFEVEKTLNTHLRRFEMICPSEYSLENRVDEQELKISRLEEHNLTLKERVFLIERELDELRRRVLCLEMEGIRLQDFNREDVCQDKSVGDDGKSDDKGDC; encoded by the coding sequence ATGATAGGCCAGTTTCAGCTCTTGCAGAAGATCCCTCCAAATTACGCCGCTTCGTCGCACCGCCAACCACCTCACTTGCCGCAAAATTCGGCCGTGTTATCTCGACCTCCAAAATTCAATGGCCATCAGCCGTGTCTAGTGAATTACACAAATCGGGTTAAATGGAACGGACACAAACCCAAGAGACGCAATGACAAACGCTGTGTAAACTCTAACGATACATCGGAGACAAACCGATTCACTGGAAAGGTTCGGAAATTTCACTTTCCAAAGAGGAGGTTTACCAGCGGCGGACGTATGTCCGCTCCGTTCGCGCCGTGCAATACAACGTCGTTCATAATCCGTGCGAAGAAGTCTGGCGGTATAGCTTCTCTGGTCTCTCCTTGTGCGAGGACTCCAGCAATCTTGACAACCCCGATACTGTCTCCGTCGACAGAGGTGGTTGTAGAGATGGCAAAGGAAAAGTGGGGAGTTGACGGATATGGCACGATGAATGGCTTAATTCGTGTTCGGTCAAGGAAAGAAAGTTCTAACGAAACAGAAAACAATGACAGGGAACAATTTGAAGTTGAGAAGACATTGAACACTCACTTGAGAAGATTTGAGATGATATGTCCAAGTGAGTATAGTTTAGAGAATAGGGTTGACGAACAGGAATTAAAAATTTCTCGTCTTGAAGAACATAATTTAACTCTTAAAGAAAGAGTTTTTCTCATTGAAAGGGAATTGGATGAGTTGAGACGACGTGTTTTATGCTTGGAGATGGAGGGAATTAGATTGCAGGATTTCAATAGGGAAGATGTTTGCCAGGATAAAAGTGTCGGTGATGATGGCAAGAGTGATGACAAGGGTGATTGTTAA
- the LOC131631861 gene encoding uncharacterized protein LOC131631861, producing the protein MTGIKNLLVDIKNHSTSYVTFGDGAKGEIKGVGKLDCSGVPNLEGKEVVMRGVRSKDNCYLWVSHESSYSTVCSKKEEAKLWHQRLGHLHLRDVTDDVGTFWEPAAEGSKKEDDCSPTVTEAEAEPSNKGPSIRVQKDHPSELIIGDPNSGVVTRSREQISPSKKTTSRSKTVSDSRAPNMVSDQDVVMDVVPLNTVPATDHVSSIPRKMHARKSTGGSVPETFSARDKEGSAYVHNAIAGLVTRILNEGHKVEGISVPLAQASAPKNSKDDQVDASKDHVDVETSEANNVETSDAKDVETSGAKDAEILETEKAEEVTATSPKEKLTRPIDSVNDVVDLDNLDDPIDIADDDLISSISNRVKARRGQQVDDQHLPKTKVAPLKNATKEKIKKWKERSVSDSEDNVLSDVPDIPSKKKIAVTKSSTKRRLDLERELANDALECQEVMKLIKSAGLLKTVTHLSKCYEMLVKEFIVNLSQDCADGKAEDFHKVYVRRKCIDFSPTVVNLYRGRDDEAQPELEVTDNEVCKVITGGKVKKWLIKSKLSASLLNVRYALLHKIGAANWVLTNHTSTIVVDLGRFIYVVGTKTKFDYGTYIFDQTMRHVGTSATKLPIAFPSLICGIILKQYPGILKAKDSVCKRESALSFHYKLLQRSDDTTSAGTSQTSKSVNKSSLIAELKETCKELDNRKMKLEKLIQRLEQSADDDHAGGSDGETNDEENGADSGDDDEAEDSEGAEETGSSDAGEETGGSSDEETGGSDN; encoded by the exons atgactggaatcaagaaTCTATTAGTAGATATCAAAAACCATTCAACTAGCTATGTAacttttggtgatggagctaaaggagaaatcaaaggggtTGGAAAACTAGACTGCTCAGGAGTTCCAAATCTGGAAG gaAAGGAAGTGGTAATGAGgggagtcagatccaaagataactgttaCTTGTGGGTTTCTCATGAATCTAGCTACTCAACTGTATGTTCTAAAAAAGAAGAAGCAAAGTTGTGGCATCAAAgacttggtcaccttcatctaagag atgtcacagatGATGTTGGAACATTCTGGGAACCCGCAGCTGAAGGATCTAAGaaagaagatgattgcagtcctacTGTTACAGAAGCTGAAGCTGAACCCTCTAACAAAGGACCCTCTATAAGAGTTCAAAAAGATCATCCtagtgaacttattataggagatcccAACAGTGGAGTtgttacaaggtcaagagaacaG ATTTCTCCTTCAAAGAAGACGACTTCCCGCTCTAAAACAGTATCCGATTCTAGGGCACCAAATATGGTGAGTGATCAGGATGTTGTGATGGATGTTGTGCCCTTGAACACGGTTCCGGCTACTGATCATGTTAGTAGTataccaagaaagatgcatgcgcGAAAATCGACTGGTGGGTCCGTTCCAGAAACTTTTTCTGCTAGGGATAAAGAGGGTTCTGCATATGTCCACAATGCGATCGCAGGTCTTGTCAcgagaatcttgaatgaaggtcACAAGGTAGAAGGAATATCTGTTCCTTTAGCCCAAGCTTCTGCTCCTAAGAACAGCAAAGACGATCAAGTTGATGCTAGCAAAGATCATgttgatgttgagacatctgaagcTAACAATGTTGAGACTTCTGAtgctaaagatgttgaaacatctggaGCTAAAGATGCTGAGATTCTTGAAACAGAGAAAGCTGAAGAGGTCACTGCTACTTCTCCTAAAGAGAAGCTTACTCGCCCTATTGACAGTGTAAATGATGTGGTGGATCTGGATAATCTAGATGATCCTATTGacattgctgatgatgacctcatctctAGCATTTCTAACAGAGTCAAGGCTCGAAGGGGACAGCAGGTTGATGATCAACATCTTCCCAAGACTAAAGTTGCTCCTCTAAAGAATGCCACCAAAGAAAAGATCAagaagtggaaagaaagaagtgtttCTGACTCAGAGGACAATGTCctaagtgatgtccctgacatcccttcaaagaagaagattgctgtcaCCAAATCCTCCACAAAG AGAAGACTGGATCTGGAAAGAGAGCttgcaaatgatgctctggaatgtCAAGAGGTCATGAAGCTCATCAAATCTGCAGGTTTGCTTAAAACTGTTACTCATCTTTCTAAATGCTATGAAATGCTCGTGAAGGAGTTTATAGTAAATTTGTCTCAAGATTGTGCTGATGGGAAAGCTGAGGATTTTCATAAggtgtatgttagaagaaaatgtATAGATTTCTCCCCAACTGTTGTCAACCTCTATCGAGGTAGGGATGAtgaggctcaacctgagcttgaagtgactGACAATGAGGTGTGCAAAGTTATCACTGGTGGTAAGGTTAAGAAATGGCTCATAAAGAGTAAATTGTCTGCTAGTCTTCTTAATGTCAGGTATGCTTTGCTGCACAAAATTGGTGCTGCTAACTGGGTGCTTACCAATCACACTTCTACCATTGTTGTTGACCTAGGTAGATTCATATATGTTGTGGGAACCAAGACAAAGTTTGATTATGGAACTTACATATTTGATCAAACTATGAGGCATGTTGGTACCTCTGCTACCAAGCTACCCATTGCTTTTCCATCCCTGATATGTGGGATAATCCTCAAGCAATACCCTGGAATTCTGAAAGCTAAAGACTCTGTGTGTAAGAGGGAGAGTGCTTTGTCCTTCCACTATAAGCTGCTCCAAAGGTCAGATGACAcaacatctgctgggacatcacaAACCAGCAAATCTGTGAACAAATCCTCTCTTATTGCTGAGCTGAAAGAGACTTGTAAAGAGTTGGAcaataggaagatgaagcttgaaaaGCTCATTCAAAGACTTGAGCAGTCTGCAGATGATGATCATGCTGGTGGAAGTGATGGTGAAACTAATGATGAAGAAAATGGTGCTGAtagtggtgatgatgatgaggcTGAGGATAGTGAGGGTGCTGAAGAGACTGGGAGTAGTGATGCTGGTGAAGAGACTGGTGGCTCTAGTGATGAAGAGACTGGTGGATCTGACAATTAG